Within the Debaryomyces hansenii CBS767 chromosome E complete sequence genome, the region AGCCGATTGATTTCgaaaagaatttgaatggGACCAGTGTCATACCATGGAAGCATTTGTTGGTTTTGTCGCATGGTTTCAATCATGCGGACGAGTGGCCATCCAAGCTTGAGTTGTTACCGGGTTCGTTGACCAACGAAATGGATTTGTTAAAGCGAAAGGTTGTATCTCCGTATCATCCAATTATGATTTCTAACGCGATAGTGCCGAATGTTACCCGGGGAGCTAAGGAGAAGGTGTATCTTTACCCTGACAATAAGATGATCGAGTTTGATATCAAGGATACGAAGGATTTCATGCATACGTATCTAGTACCACCGGAGGAAGAGATGGCACAGTTTGAGCCCGTTTATAATCCATTCAAGAAGACGACAGCGATTACCTGggagaagaaaaagatagATTTCAAGGAACAGGATATCGGGAAGGATCTAATTCTTGTATGTGGCCACACGCAGAGGGACGTCAGATGTGGTAAGATTGCACCTATATTAGTCGACCAGTTCAAGAAGTCGCTCAAGGACAGAGGACTCGATGTGGACGTAGGGGTTGTGTCGCACATTGGGGGACACGCGTACGCCGGCAATGTGATATATTTTCCGCTGGATAAGACGAAGAAGTCTATATGGTATGGACGGGTGTTCCCAGAGAAAGTGGCGGGGATTGTTGATGAGACGGTAATAGGGGGGAATATCATCAAGGAGTTGTATCGAGGGGAGGTGTGAGAGATGTGATGTACATAGAAGATGCATGGTTTGTGGAGAGGTCAATGAGAAGGAGGTTGTACATAGAGGTCgaagatatattttagaTCATAGAATCAGGACTCATATATAATAACAGAGTTAGTGTTAGATGTAGGGGAAGTAAAATTGTGTGTCGTAGTTCTGTTATGAGTATATTCGAATATAGTGCCAATAAAAATTAGAGTTCTCACAAGGGGTGCAAATACTTTGAAAACATACCGAGACGAACGACGCGGACCTACGACACTTCGGCTCCATCATTTCAACCCCTGCTATATAAAAATGTATCTGTCTATTCGTAGACATATTGAGTAGGACGAATATTCGAATCTCAACACGTGGGATTCTATCCGAGTAAATAGATACAAAAGTTCTAAGTAAACCTGGTTGCGAAATAGGATACCCACGAGCCTGTCAAATAGCCCATATTTGCACCCTGCAAACATCTTACAAAATACCCTGCAAAATACCTGCAGGTCACCTTAGCATATATTACCCCAGACAATAAACACAATATACAATCGTATAACCAATCGATCAAATGATGCATACTACATCCTACAACCAACACAACTAATCATACTACCATCATACAACAATCGCAGCACACATACATAATCAAATCCATCTACCCACATACCATCTCACATACCATCTCACATACCATCTCACATACCACATTACACCTATCGACTGTGCGTCACCCCATCGCCCTCCATCACCCCTCACCTGCGCACGCGCTCCACCACGTCGCTTCGACTCTGTTGCACGCATCCTACATGCCATACCGTATCACCCTTCAAAGAAATCACATCGCGCCCCCTTTTGACCGCCGCTCGCCATGTACCCGTCGGCACGATTCGACACTTGTCGCACCGCTCCTCGCACTTTTCGGTGACCATAGCAATCGATCCTTACGTAATATGCTGCCTCATCACCTTGTAACCATCTACCTATACGACTATACGAGTAGGACTATGATTCTATATATGACTTGTAACATATGGTGTATCATGTCTGATTTGTGATGTATATGGTGTGATGTATCacatcatatatatatatatatgatgaTACATGAGATGTGATACACCAAATGTTATTCATCATATACATACTATGTGTATCCCACATACGTCATTTCTAGTATACAGACCACGTATAGGCACAATAACCCCTTCGAGCAAACAATCGCAAGGACAGCGCAAGACCAGCGCAAGCGCAAGTAAAGCAAAAGTATAATTGTGACGATTATGTATTGATCGCAATAGTACCACCACTGTACGTTATGTAGCGAACATGTAGACTGTCTGAGGAGTACGTAGGCATGTATGCTATAGGCTAACCAGAATATAATAGGTGTAGCGTCCTATATGTACTTCGAGACGTATGGCAGTACTAAGCACTAAAGGTACATAATTGTACGTGGTGATCATCAGAAGGGTCGCCAGAGTCGTAAAGTCGTAGAAGGGCCCCTATGGGGGCCCCTACGACTAGCTATATGGCCTGTAGAGTTGAATTGGCTTCGTCGTCGTCGCCAAATACCCGGGGTCGTTTTGTATGACAGGAATTTTGACGAACGAggtgaattttttttctctacataatttgttattatttttcttccatTAATAACGGCTTTTTTTCACCAGAAGGtaatattgtattttatttttgcaTATAGTAGATAACAATACAAGGAACAAACGTGTGTTTAGTGTCAGACAACCAGCGGTATCAACTAGAAGTTAGAAAGGACCAAAAACGCACAGAAACTCGCAGACGATGTCGAATTTAGAACCTCATCAATCCTTGGATTACAGAACAGCGTATCACACCAATAGCGGCGGGTACGCTGGCCATCAAGGCCAGAGCTCCAATGGACCGGCTGGGGTATCCCAGTCGAGTACTGGGACACCCAGCACGGGGGCCCAGGGGCCCTCGAGCCAGGCGCAACCATCGAGCCAGACGTCGACCTCATCGGCGGCTCAACAGCAGCCTTCGCTCCAACCGCTCCACTCGAATCCACAATTGCAGTCGCAACACCCTCGAGGGTCGTCGAGCATGCCTCAGTATCAGCAATACCCTTCGAACTACTACTCGGATCAGTACCAGCAACAGTACCAGCAGTTGGTCAATGGCACCAACCAGTCGTCGATTCTGAGCCAGTCAAGCCAACCCCAGTTGGCCACGCAGCAGCAACCTCACCAGCAGCCACCGCAACCTGTTAATGCGGGCGCCATGGGCCAGTACCAGAGCTCTATGGGTGTTCCCCAACAGTTCCCCTACTCGTACTACATGCAATTTAATCAGTCGCAGAACCAGTCCAACGACATGAACTACCCATACTCCCGTTACTCGAACTATCCACCTACAGCCGCTGCCGCGTCCACTTCGTCATCGGCGGCTCCTCCTCAGAATTATTCGGTTTATCAACAGTCGGTCCCCCAGGTCAACAACCAGATCACCCAACCACAACCACAGCATTATAGCAATGTAAATAATCATGGCACCACACCAGCTCCAGGCGGTGAGACCGCTGCCGGTTATTCATCCAACTATACTCCTGTTCCCGACACGCTTAGCTCgtcaaataattcttcagtGGGTCAATATCAGCCGCCAGGCGTTAGACCAAGAGTCACCACCACCATGTGGGAAGACGAGAAAACTTTGTGCTACCAAGTCGATGCCAATAATGTTTCCGTTGTCAGAAGAGCCGATAACAATATGATTAACGGTACGAAATTGTTAAACGTTGCCCAGATGACAAGAGGCCGTAGAGATggtattttgaaatcaGAAAAAGTTAGACATGTGGTCAAAATCGGATCGATGCATTTAAAGGGTGTTTGGATCCCATTCGAAAGGGCCTTAGCCATGGCTCAAAGAGAAGGCATTGTCGATTTATTATATCCGTTGTTTGTCAGAGATATAAAGCGTGTTATTCAGACTGGGGTAACTCCTGCCAACAATGCATCAGCAGAACCCACAACTGGTTCGGGTACTCCTGGTGTCACGGCCCCAGCTGCTGctccaaataatcaattaagtACACCCAGTCAGTCAACTGCTGGTACGTCAACtatgaatttgaataactATTACCCTCCATATGCACAATACCCTCAACCACAAACAGGTGGCACTGATCCTGCTACAGCTTCGAACCAATCACCACAACAAAACGTAAGTGATTTCCACTCATCTCAAGCACATCAACAGCCTGGTCAACAACAAGTTTACAGTTATCAACAACCTTATTATGCTCCAAACCAATATTATCAGCCTTATAATCCTCAAAGCAATTACTCTTCCTATAATTCTCAACCTGCTTATGCCGGTTACGGCTATGTGAACCAACAGTCCCAACAATCCCAACAATCCCAACCTCAAGCAGGCCATCAACAATCTCAACAGTTACCTCAAACACAAGGTCAATCGGCCCAACCTCAAAGTTCTTTACCACAACCATCTGATCCAAATAATTCGAGTCTTGACGCTGGTCATGCCAACGAAACATCACCTACTACAGACGATAAGCCTAAGCCTGAAGAAAAGGATTAAGATCTATAGAACATGTGGATGAGAGTTAATGGAAAGAATCGTACACTATCTAAGACTCTCGtcaattgatgaaattcaaAGCGAGTTTAAATCATGGAAGAATAGAGATACATATGGAGTTGATCAGTTTTAGATTAAAAgttgtattattatttttttgtatttgttGTATTATTGTTTAGTTATTTTGTATGCTAACTcctaataaatttatatcatACACGTATGCTATTGCAGGGTGGTACCGGCTACGTAAAGAGTGCTAcattaaaatcaattttacGTTTtcatataaaatattgatatctCTTCTTACTAAACTATCTGCATTAATAAACTCACTAACCCGACGAACGCAAAATCGAATTGACTACTCATCCTTATCAATTACTTGTGATGGATTCAAGTCATCGTAGGACTTTTGCAATCCACCTACTTGTTTCTTCAAGGTAGCTATGTCAAGTTCCTTTTGTTCAATTAACTTCTTATATTTAGCCACTTCACTGGACTCTTCGCCTTCTTCGCCAGCAATTTTAGAAGCtccttctttttcattcgCAGACAATTGTCTGAATTCAGCTTCCTTAGAGaccaatttcttcaaaatggTACTCACGGTATAGATCGCAAGCATTAAATACAACACAGCACCAGTTATGTATAAATTCCTTTGCGAGTAAAATTTGGACGCCAATTGGTCGTACGACATCGTCCCAAATTGCTTGTTTTGGGAGTTTAAGGCGAAGTATGGATTCCCTAAAGTACCGAATCTTTGTAACCTCTGGATACAATCTGCAAATTGCATACTCAACAATATAACAGTAAACCAAAATCCTATCTTGAAGTTTTTCAGGTTCCTTAATACCGTGGCTATATCCATGATTTTCACCCTAACAGGATGAGGCAATGGTAATACCATCAGCAATAAGGTTACCATTTCTAAAATTAAGGCACCGAAAACTAGGGACATTTGAATACTCATGATGTTGTTGTTCTTGAATTGTGTCTCTTATCTACTTCTAATTAGCTAGTAAATTGTCTAATAGAAAGCTGTAAAAGGTGGTTTGGCGTTTCAGTTGTTCGTTCTTTTCGTGTCAAAAATCTTCGGTACGGCATATGCTCTAGATTTCATACAATGCAATTTCACTTACATTTAGATAgctataaatatataaatactaGTACAATTGGTGGTTTATATGCCATATACTCTCTTAGCGTAATTGTAGGCAAAAATGCTAAAAAGAATCATACCCGAAATAATGGACCAAAACCATGCTAAACCTTCGTAGTCCTGTCCTGGAACAATACAATTCATACCCCATAAACCTGTAACAACATTAATTGGTAACACAATGGTACCAAGAACAGTAATCTTACCCAATACATCATTGGTGTCATTGTTGACTTGAGTCATATCAATGTTTATTTGAGCAAGATAATTGGAATGGAACCGTgccaataatttttcataatgatttaatgaCTGGACCATAGTGACGATATGATCTTGAATATCGCTCAAGTACATACCAATCTCCAGCTTTGGCGAGCCCAGAGAGTTTCTGAAATTGTCGGcctctaatttttcactgaATCTCTTGCTGAATCCCTTAATGACGTCAGCCTTGGAACCGAGAAGTCTGAGAACAGACATGACTCGTTTACGGCATTCACCGATTCTTCTCAACATGTCACCCTTACGCTTCCAGCCTAATATCTTCGATGATGTGGACTTTGAGCTCGATGATTTTGACGACTTCTTGGACTCTGATTTAGTTGACAACGGAGCGTATGTCTTGTAACGAGAGCTGAATCCACTGTTATCAACAGTCGATTTGGATCTTTTTCTCTTGTAGAAAACATTGTTGGTGTTTCTAGTGTTCAAAGCATGGTGGTTGTTTTCGctttcatcatcagaagaATTATCGTCGCTGTCATCTTCGCTATCAGTATCACCAGAATGCATCTTTAATATGGCATCTTCGATTAGGTTAAcctcttcttcaatactTTCAATCATCGGAGCAAAAGAGTCAGTAATATCGTCAATGATCGCATAACAAATCCAATCTGATGATACAGTCAAATAATCCTTTAACAACCTTGCTCTTCTCCTCACATTAACAGGATGTGGCGTAGGAGAGAAATGAAATGTAATTACTGCATGCTTGAATACAATCATGTACATGTTTAATGGCAGTAATTCGCCTTCTCTAATTTTCTTTACCCTAGACTTATTAGAACTAGACTCTTTAGTAGTGTGAAAGTTGCTGGCTggtttattttcattcCCCTTAACAAGCTTTCtaaaaaatttccaaattttgGACTTTCTTTCTTGGGTGCCAAATACACTATTACCATCGTTGCTATTTTCGTACATTTCCTGCaacttatttaattttttctcttGTTCTTTCGCCCTTTGTTTTCGTCTTTCATAAACGATATCAAACGACGTAAAACATATAAAATAGTaagatttaaataattcgaCTTTTTCTCTTGTCTCGCCCAAAAAGATATCTTCAGTAGTTAATGGATGAATTCCAAACGTCTTTGATAATActttcatttcttcttctgttggATCTAAAACATCAAGCCAAAATGGGTTACAATCAAGATGGACTTCCGACCCGACTATAGTTCCTGGTGCTGGACTAGGCTCCAAGTAATTTCCCTTAAGACTTGTTCCTCctaatttattcatttcaCCGATATTCGCCTCGTTTAGTGCGGTCAATGGAACGGGAGTTCCAGAACTCGTTGGGGTATGATGGCTTCCATGAATGCTAGCACTtgacgaagatgatgatgtCTTTTGAGAATAAAAGTTAGGCAGGAATAATTCACGCAAGGTGGTTGATTCATCCTCAAAATTGTCTTCATTTTGCTCGTCGTGTTCATTATTCTCGTCTTTAGCATTTTTTCCCCATTTCCTTGCCAATGATACAGTATCCTCGGCAACTTTATTGCTGATGCTATCTGCTAGTAATCCGCTAATAGTAGGAGAATGTATGGTCTTATTTAAATCTTCTCTAAAATAAGTGAATCTGCATAATTTACCATCGGGCTTTGCATTTTTGAAACTTGTCTGTTGTTTTGGATTTCTCACTGGGTCGTTTggattatttaaaatagTTGGTATCCGGTCCTTCGATTTTTCCCAGGGTTGAATCGGTGTTGGTCTTATACGGAACGATTCATTCATCAGACTCATCGATTCAATCTCATTGATTTGTGCATTCTCCAATAATGGAGTGCTTTCCACGGTTTCGTCAGGTGAACTTTTctgtttattattattatttttcttcttcttctttttcttcttcttatcaTCGGCTTTGCCGTTAACTGACACTGCAAGGGGTTGTTGGAAATTAACGTTATGCTGATCTTCCATTTGTTGGTCCATCTTAAAATGATCACCCAGTCcatcttcattcttttCGTCATCAGCGTATtcatctaattcttcaCGAACGAATTGTTCCaagattttcaaatctGGCCACTCATAACTGTCTTCCCTATCACCTCTTCCATCTACGCGATCATAGTAATCAGGGAAGCACACATCATCCAAAGACGTCGAGTCACTTGAATGGTCAGATGGAGGATTAGATCCACCAAACTCTAACGAGTTGATAGATCCGTCATCACTACGGCTATCACCTTCCTCGTTAAATGGATCATTCCATCCGTGTGTCATTTGACGTTGTTCCTTTGCATATTGATCCATATCTAAGGCAATTGACCCATACGATCTAGTATCAGTTGGCGAATAGCCAGTCCCAGGATTAGTGTCATTCTGAACTAATAAGTTTTGCAAGTTTCTATTTGTTAAAGGTAAACTAGGTTGTTTTTTAAATGGTGggtttttattattgtattcCGCACTTGTAGTGGTATGTCTTCTAGAAGCAAGGTTTCCTTGGGCAGAAGTAGACTGAATTCCCCTTCTTCTTGATCTAGCTGGTGAAGAATGAATATGTGCTAAGTTGT harbors:
- a CDS encoding DEHA2E10956p (weakly similar to uniprot|Q04689 Saccharomyces cerevisiae YML050W), producing the protein MNIARRYLSRFVEKCPIERGCECNILSELPNDKPIDFEKNLNGTSVIPWKHLLVLSHGFNHADEWPSKLELLPGSLTNEMDLLKRKVVSPYHPIMISNAIVPNVTRGAKEKVYLYPDNKMIEFDIKDTKDFMHTYLVPPEEEMAQFEPVYNPFKKTTAITWEKKKIDFKEQDIGKDLILVCGHTQRDVRCGKIAPILVDQFKKSLKDRGLDVDVGVVSHIGGHAYAGNVIYFPSDKTKKSIWYGRVFPEKVAGIVDETVIGGNIIKELYRGEV
- a CDS encoding DEHA2E11000p (similar to uniprot|P35723 Saccharomyces cerevisiae YKL065C YET1 Endoplasmic reticulum transmembrane protein) — encoded protein: MSIQMSLVFGALILEMVTLLSMVLPLPHPVRVKIMDIATVLRNSKNFKIGFWFTVILLSMQFADCIQRLQRFGTLGNPYFALNSQNKQFGTMSYDQLASKFYSQRNLYITGAVLYLMLAIYTVSTILKKLVSKEAEFRQLSANEKEGASKIAGEEGEESSEVAKYKKLIEQKELDIATLKKQVGGLQKSYDDLNPSQVIDKDE
- a CDS encoding DEHA2E11022p (similar to uniprot|P35724 Saccharomyces cerevisiae YKL064W MNR2 Putative magnesium transporter); protein product: MPKNKNKNKNKNWKSGNYSSSPLNDDNQDNESTTSSNANNDGSENKDNSIKGGSYIDHRMYDNLAHIHSSPARSRRRGIQSTSAQGNLASRRHTTTSAEYNNKNPPFKKQPSLPLTNRNLQNLLVQNDTNPGTGYSPTDTRSYGSIALDMDQYAKEQRQMTHGWNDPFNEEGDSRSDDGSINSLEFGGSNPPSDHSSDSTSLDDVCFPDYYDRVDGRGDREDSYEWPDLKILEQFVREELDEYADDEKNEDGSGDHFKMDQQMEDQHNVNFQQPLAVSVNGKADDKKKKKKKKKNNNNKQKSSPDETVESTPLLENAQINEIESMSSMNESFRIRPTPIQPWEKSKDRIPTILNNPNDPVRNPKQQTSFKNAKPDGKLCRFTYFREDLNKTIHSPTISGLLADSISNKVAEDTVSLARKWGKNAKDENNEHDEQNEDNFEDESTTLRELFSPNFYSQKTSSSSSSASIHGSHHTPTSSGTPVPLTALNEANIGEMNKLGGTSLKGNYLEPSPAPGTIVGSEVHLDCNPFWLDVLDPTEEEMKVLSKTFGIHPLTTEDIFLGETREKVELFKSYYFICFTSFDIVYERRKQRAKEQEKKLNKLQEMYENSNDGNSVFGTQERKSKIWKFFRKLVKGNENKPASNFHTTKESSSNKSRVKKIREGELSPLNMYMIVFKHAVITFHFSPTPHPVNVRRRARLLKDYLTVSSDWICYAIIDDITDSFAPMIESIEEEVNLIEDAILKMHSGDTDSEDDSDDNSSDDESENNHHALNTRNTNNVFYKRKRSKSTVDNSGFSSRYKTYAPLSTKSESKKSSKSSSSKSTSSKILGWKRKGDMLRRIGECRKRVMSVLRLLGSKADVIKGFSKRFSEKLEADNFRNSSGSPKSEIGMYLSDIQDHIVTMVQSLNHYEKLLARFHSNYLAQINIDMTQVNNDTNDVLGKITVLGTIVLPINVVTGLWGMNCIVPGQDYEGLAWFWSIISGMILFSIFAYNYAKRVYGI
- a CDS encoding DEHA2E10978p (weakly similar to uniprot|P53438 Saccharomyces cerevisiae YMR016C SOK2 Nuclear protein that plays a regulatory role in the cyclic AMP (cAMP)-dependent protein kinase (PKA) signal transduction pathway) — encoded protein: MSNLEPHQSLDYRTAYHTNSGGYAGHQGQSSNGPAGVSQSSTGTPSTGAQGPSSQAQPSSQTSTSSAAQQQPSLQPLHSNPQLQSQHPRGSSSMPQYQQYPSNYYSDQYQQQYQQLVNGTNQSSISSQSSQPQLATQQQPHQQPPQPVNAGAMGQYQSSMGVPQQFPYSYYMQFNQSQNQSNDMNYPYSRYSNYPPTAAAASTSSSAAPPQNYSVYQQSVPQVNNQITQPQPQHYSNVNNHGTTPAPGGETAAGYSSNYTPVPDTLSSSNNSSVGQYQPPGVRPRVTTTMWEDEKTLCYQVDANNVSVVRRADNNMINGTKLLNVAQMTRGRRDGILKSEKVRHVVKIGSMHLKGVWIPFERALAMAQREGIVDLLYPLFVRDIKRVIQTGVTPANNASAEPTTGSGTPGVTAPAAAPNNQLSTPSQSTAGTSTMNLNNYYPPYAQYPQPQTGGTDPATASNQSPQQNVSDFHSSQAHQQPGQQQVYSYQQPYYAPNQYYQPYNPQSNYSSYNSQPAYAGYGYVNQQSQQSQQSQPQAGHQQSQQLPQTQGQSAQPQSSLPQPSDPNNSSLDAGHANETSPTTDDKPKPEEKD